The Xiphophorus couchianus chromosome 18, X_couchianus-1.0, whole genome shotgun sequence DNA window CTCTTCTTGATTTCCTCGTGCGAGATGAACTTGGGGTAGCCGAAGCCCAGGGTGCTCTCGTCCAGCGAGTTGCGGCTGCTGCAGGGCTTCTGGAAGTTCTTCCAGTTGGGATCCGGGTTGAAGGTCTCTGTGATGTGCTGGGGTTTGGAGAGGGACGGGTCGCTCTGGTCCAGGATGGAGAACGTCACCTTGTAGGAGAAGGGCCACTCCAGCAGGTTGTCGTACTCTCCCGGCAGGACGCGGATGTAGACGGAGAGGTGGGAGCCCTCGCCGCTGCCGTTGCCGTTCAGGAAGGCCGACACCTGGAGCTTGTAGCCGTAGCGGTGCGTGTAGAACGGCGGGCTGAAGAACTCGTGGTTGCTCCGCAGTTTGGCCTCTTGGAGTTTGCGGGAGTAGTCACTGAGTTTCCAGATGAGGACGCCGTCTTGGCTGACGGACAGCTCCTCCATCTCTCGTCGCAGCTCCAGGATTTCTTGCCGTTGGCGACCGACCAAGTTACACATCAGGGTGAGGTGCGACTTGGTGGTCTCTTCCAAGTGACGACTAATTGCCAGCTTAGGGCACTgcagggagaaaaacaaatcacttctgTTTAAGAGTTCATAAAATACAGTTAATTCTCTACTGAATacgtttgattatttttcatgagtctttgttcagtaaaaaaaacaaaacattttgttcatgtgaCTCAATCAAACAATGTGTCAGGTTGATTTGAAACATAATAGGTTGATGGGTCAAGATAATTAaagttttccatattttaagTTAAGTTTCTTTGTAACTTTATCCAGAAGTTTCTTTTGATTAGGAGAGCAGTATCATGTACTTTCGAgtcacatggtgccattttatagcacaaccaagtaactatgttaacttcagttgttctaaaaatgtcatgtgtatcaaatatgacttaaaagaaatttgactttgtaacttaatgccttgaaattgagcctctgtctctttaaaaactcttcgTATTTTTAAACAGCAGCCAACTCTGGAAAATGTGGAACAACAAATCTAAATCTACACAAGACGTACACTCTCAGGTTATTAGGCTACATTTGGAAAAGTTGTAAGTCTATACCCCAACATTATTAGAACTCTTGGTTGCCTTCatgatttataaaacatttattcatatcAGAACGTTCATGAACCAGCTTGTTTAAAAACCAATTTGCATCTGATATTTCTTCATATTTACCATATAGTCTCAATTTtacctttattattattgcttatatgcatttctgtttgcttcCAGTTCAGGCTTTCTTGACTCTCAGAGTCtacaaaaagtggaaaaatgacATCACAGCATTTGATGTCTCCACATTTCCAGACTTTGGTACCTTTAAAAAAGACACCGATAGATATGTCAGTTTGTTTGCATCTGTCCTGTTATTAGGCAACAACCTGGATCTTTGGACCTGGTAACCAAAGCCAAGTAaagattatgtattttttaaaaaagcttccTGGCTAATGATTAACACAACAATGGGCGTGTTAAAAGGACATTCCTACAGAGTCAGGAGAATTTTAATGAGAACAGATGCAGGTCAGTCTTACCCTGTGTTTGCAGCCGGCGTCTTTGAAAGGACAGAGGACGAGTGCGTTGCCGCAGTTGTCCTTGACGTGGTTGGCCAGGTCCTCCCGGGCGATGTTGGGAGTGCCGCATTGGTTTGGACACTGGACAGGGAAGCGAGGGCAGTGATACTGGTGGTTCTGCGTCCAAGAGAACGGAAACGGAaacattattttggttttaatgaatgaaaaagagACGATATGCTTTCCATTCATTGAAGGTATCTTCgggataaatacattttgttttgttcacttttgACGAGGTGACAAACAAAGGTACAGACCCTCCGGGTTTGCTGCAAAGTCAGTGAATCAATATAATCATCTGGGTTTCCCTAAATAGGAAACACTTTGCAATTTGGCACttcaaactgaatttaactGCACTGTATTGTAACcaagagtgaaaataaatgcatggaAAATACAGGTCTATGGAGGGGTTGATTTGACtacatgttttgtataaatcAGATCAATTTTGTCTTGTATTCTGACTTTAGATGGTATTTCTGGTGAATTTGGGGTAAATTGTGAATTTAATAGTAGTGATTACGTTTTTGCATGCTAAAAATACTacaatttgctgtttttattgcacTGCTTTAAATTGGACTGATTTGGTTAAATTAGCCGAAAAAGCTAAAAgtgaagcagaaacatttatgttgtcctggacaataaattgtcccaaaagttattgcgataaacgataaaattgttgttttgatggATACTGAAGTTGCTGTAGACAAAGCTTAAAAGTTGCATCATTTGCCAACAACAGAAGAATTGTACGCAACTTAACATTTGGTGTTTGTCGCTCGCAGAGAAGAAAGTTTCAGCAGTTTCAACAACTTTAAAGCTTCTCTGTGTTCACACTGTAATGAAAATccgtgaaaaaaaaacaaaacaggaaatcagcTGTTCAGCACTGCGACCCACGTTTGGTCACGTCAGCACATCTTGACCCAGCATGTGAGAGGAGGGGAAAATCACAGCTCTGCCTTTGTCAGAGAAGTGCTGAGGGGAAGAGAGCTCAACTTAAAAGCACTAATGGCAGCGGCTCACACCACATCCAGCTGGAGAAGGACACAGGCACCCTGAAAGGAAACATCCTGCTGCTGCACCTCTTCTTTGTCCTGCCCCGCTCAGGCCTCAGACAGAAAGCAGCTGCAGGAATActcagatgaaaataaatgcgTCTCTGTCCGTTCTTGTGTCAAATACAGATTAGTTCTGTTTTCTTACAATgaccaatttcttttttcttttttgttctttggctCAAGCAAAACTCACCTGGATTGTGTCGAAGACGAACTCTTTGCCGCAGTACTTGCAGGGCTGCGTGCGTTTGGGACACTCGGCCATGCTGTGCTGGGACAGCAGGCGGCGCATCATCCTCGCTCCGCATTTGTTCTCACAGTAAACGCTCTCCTGAGGACACACGCCCTGGTGGttctgaccaaaacaaacaaacaaacaaaacataaacaaatgggATTAGAGAAATtattgatgatttaaaaaaaaaaaaaaaaaatccaaatccaaATTTTGGTTGTCCgcgcatccttaaaaagttttaaattcacGTATCTAAAATGAagatcttaaaaagtcttaaatacaTTACAATAATGTGCATTGgtcttaaatatgttaatcataAGTCTTACATTGTGTAGTGACAAAactatttaatctcatataTTCTTGTATATGCCCGTATTTTTCCGTCAGGCGAAAGTTTTGAGTTGAGCACCGACCTCTTCGCCTTCTGTGGCAGGTGAGGCTACCAGTAACAGGTAGCTAGCTAGTAGCTGGCTAAGAGCCACTAAGAGAGCTAGCTAGAACTTTATGTCTATCACGAGTGACAGGCTTGACGAATGATTGAGAAAGGAAAAAGTAATCGCCACTTGATGTGAAACCCAACTCATTGGAGGCAATACGAAAGACAGCAATAAGAGTTTTaacaattttcaacttttttgtgTCTCGTTGCTAGCCCTTGTACGTACAGGGTTAGCCTTTCTGTAAGGGTTCCAACACGTCTCAGTTCTTTatgcttattttaaaatgtaacataatAGTAATAATCAGTGAATTTATGTAAGACATTTACACTTATAAGATGGAATCCACAAAACCGGAGacaagaagaaaggaaaggagaaaagaCCCAAACACAGAAGGAAAGACGGCAGGTCACAATggcaaaagcaaagaaaagaaagagggtAGATAGACCAGAATGATAGTAACCTTCATATAACATTTCtaacagtttttttatgttgtttatttgaagTGAAAGGTAGTGGTTCTAGAAATGTGTacatagagagagagagtaaataGAAGTGAGTCAGGACCAACAGAGGTGTTAGTGAGGAGTAAAAGGCCCCTCCATTCACTTGCtgaggaaaaaacatgaaaaagttgtTTCCTCTTCCATCATTTGTGCtaccagaaaatattttcctaaCATGGTGACGCACAGGCCCGAGTTCTTCCAGCTGTTTTTAACAGGTACTTCTTTCATTTGACGCCATGAGTCATCTCTCTCCAGGTGTTTCTTTTTCCATCAAACTCACACaaccacaaagaagaacaaacacaaacaaaaaaccaaaaaagcaGCGTTTACCTCGTAGGCCTCGCCGGTGAACTCGCTGCCACAAAACTCGCACTTGACCTTGCGCTTGGGGCAGTCGTGCTGCAGGTGATCGGGCAGGTCGCGGCGCGTCAGCTTGACGGAGCAGCGGTTGGGGCACGGGATCACGTTGAAGGCGCAGGTGGAGAAGTGGCCCTGAGGGCGGAGGAGAAACCAGCCACACATTCAGCAGATCTGCCCCATGTGTTGGGCACCAGAGCGGGCGAGTGAatgatggagagagagagagaagcaagAGCTTCTTCTCACCTGCAGCTGCTTCATCTGTCCGGTCCAGCGGCAGCCCTCCTCGCTGTGGATGCAGCGGATGGGCAGCGCCAGGAtctgctgctccagctccggGTCCGGGTAGATCTGAGGGTGACAACGTGGCATGAAGTCAGATACAGACACCCGCTGCTGTTCACTAACAATGGTAGCGTTTTGAGGAATCTCATCTGTGTCTGGTGTGTCCTGTAAGACTCCGCCCACCAGGCTGAATGTGACATTAGCTTGAGAAACGTGTGTTGATAACACTTAGGATGTATTTGCCAATTATGAGTGAAGATTCTAAGTAGTTAAGATGGATCACTTGAGCctcagtgaggtgttaaaaacgAAATTCGAGGAAGAGATGGAAACTTCAAAATGGAAGCTGGATGTACAACAATATGTCTGCATATCATACAGGCTGCAAGGGAgcaagagagagcaagacttcaagaacaacaaaaaagggcTAAACAGAGAGTAGCTAAGGTGCTCTGTTTATCTGTCTGTCATGGAACATTCTGGATCTGGAAATGTTAGAAACCTTTTCAAAAACCTCAGAGAAATCGCGTTAGCTTATGCTAACtatgctaactgtgctaatcCCAAACAAGGGGTGCTAGGCAAATGCTTAGCTTTGTTTGAAAATGGTTGTAAAGCTTAAAGAAAAGATCGGCATGTACATTTTTAAGGAATGAACATAAAGAGTGCTCTTTTTGTATCGCTAGCCACactgtttttttccaccaatgtAAAATAATCCAATTTCACAAATGTCTTTGTGGTGTTACTTTAGAAAAAATTGCAAGAAATTCTGCACTTATGTGTGACAGTAAGTGTGGCTTTTTGATCTGTTGATTTTCCATGAATATCCacgaaaaactggagggactgataaGTAAATAATGACGATTTGTAGCAGAAAGGttggaaaataatattttaaatgttaatttctaAAGATGCACTAATGTGAAAATTTGGGATGCCGACATCCAATATTTATATTGCCATTATGCCCAATAATTATATTTACCGATATACATACAGTTCCCTAACCTTTCAACacaatgaaaaaacataaaataacggCCACACATTTTACTTAACCGAGCATGAGGGCACAAGaccaataaagtatttttttgaaaatgtaaaaactaaaaatcgTTTGAGAATTAGCTCCCACAGTTATATTAGCAAAAGCCAGAAGTTAAACAAgttattattcacattttctaatCACATGTGAGCTTAGATTTAGATTCTTTTCAGCTCTTAAGTTGTCACATTTTTAGGAAAGTTTACATATTTACCTGATTGATGATAACGTCACTCTGTTTTTGGACTTTGACACGTAATCAAGCCTGACTGCCAGGTCTAGTTTAACCAGAAACAGTGGCAGCCTGACAGTGGTAGtaaaggagcaaaaaaaaaaaaaaaaaccatacgTGATCATTAAACATCCCCAACTGAACTAAAACCACAAGATTGTCGGCAGAAATAAAAGTTACGCTGCGCCAAAACGTTGGAAAAGCGACACTGTTTGCACTAAGCTGCACAGAGAAATGAGGGAATTTcacatcaattttttttcttctcattttactACACTGCAGCAGTGAGTCAGGCCTGCCACTGCAGTGATAATGAAGAAGTTTAGGACTTTATGGGACCTCAGAGAGAGAAATAAGCAGCAAAGAGGCAGAGAAATATTTATCCGTGGTCACTGAACAATGAGAAAGAGACTGCATCCTACTAAAATCCCCTCAAATCCTCTCCATCAAGTCGCTGTCCTGAGGCTTTTAAGCCTCCCCCCCTTCGCCCCCGCcggggaaaataaaaacccgGTCAAACAAGAAAAGCCACTTCCTAACAAATGTCACAACGGCCCTCTGTAGCCTGGCTGTTGAGTTGTGATTTGTTCAGCCACGTGCACCCGCACTGAAACATGAGTAAGCACGGTCCAACCAAAGACACAATGCACCTggaaatgtcttaaaataacTCGGCTCACTCGGGTCATGTTCAAGTGCAGATATGTAAGCTTTTCACTCCTGTTCACAAAGTATTTTGCTgtaataaacttattttttgggggaaattAAAGAACAATCTCTCATTGTTCCAGTCTTAGAATCTGCTTGGAAGGCTGCAATAATGACCTTTTAATAACTTAGTCCCCGGCTCATCGGGGAGATGTTAAGCTCTTCGGTTCAAGTTGGGGGTTTACTCTGTCTGTAGCAGCAATTTCAGCCCCTCTCCATAACTACAGCAGCAGTGGCAGCAGGACAATCCTTTAATGACTGTACCGCTGTTCTTATGTGgttgtgtttgtgcatttttactttattttttttggaaaggaGGGACAGCGTGCAGTGAGCATTACGATAACCCTGACAGGAGACCACCAAGATGGGGGTAATTTGCAGGCGACTGGGAGCCTGGGAGCGCCTTGGTAAATAACAATGTCTGACAGGTGTGCCATGAGCCCCTCCCTCCCCCCCAGGAGAGTTCCTGCTATAAGAGGCGCCTTCATCGCTCCCAGCACTGGGGCCTGCAGATCATGCAGCAGTTCAGGTTCACTGCTGAACATAAACATCTCCACTTTCGCTTTTTCTTCATGTCGTGTTGTCCAGTCTTTGCACATCTCAGGTTTTCAGGGCGTCAGTTACATAGCTGAGGACATCCAAGCTAAACGTCCCCTTCCCTTAACTCTTCATCCTGAAAACACTAGGCGTGCATTCACTCCAGTCCTGTTTGATTAAAGCGAACTAAAGTCTAGAAAGTCTGGCTTGTTTGGGAAGGAGTGAATGCATAATCAAACTGTGTTGCAAACCCAAAAACCGAACTCTGGCCCGTCTACAAACCTCAGTTctcagttcggttgaagtgaaatCTGATGTGGTTTGAATgaatatgtgaacgccaagcggactggagaccgctcccAAAGCGGGACACtgcagcgcagggcattctgggtaaacatgCGAGTCTAGTGCTACTGGGAGAAACggatcatgttttttttacctaaagagaagttattaaatatttttccaaaaactgCTCGCCACTCAAGATACTCGAATAAGCAGTCtgtgtgcttttaaaatgtttgtttcaacactaaagcaaaaaaaaaagaaagagacccAATAAGCTGAGATTTACAGCCATCAAACACATCATCACATTCTGCCCAATAATATCTGCACCAGTTTAACTAATTAACTGTGTCCACTATATAGCACTAGAATtcatgaaaaacaacacaaatatttaagatttatttacatcttATCAGTAGTCTGGTGAGATATCAGAATGGAGAGCGTTTGTTTAAGAGATCTGCAGACATtattatgtttaatgtttttctttttgtgattgtGGATTTTGTTGTTTAAGTTTTGTAGACTGAATAAGACAAAGTCTAGCATCAGAGAAATATCCCAAAAgctgcagaagaaaagaaaaaaagagagatgatCCTTCTGTGTCCTTTATCCCTGAAATGTAGTTGCTTCGAAAAGCAGAGATCAGACGTGAGAGAGTCCTGACTCTGAATGCGGTCCTCTCCCTGAGCACAATCTGGTTACATTACATTTGGAGGACAGCTGAATTTTATTTCTCAATCTGCTCAGGGAGTGATTGAGTGCAatggttttaataaatgttctggtgtaatgaaataaactgcaacCTCTAACTTGGGGGCAAAGATGTGTTTTACTGCCTTTATGCACTACAGTAAATCAGAGACACAAACcctcaggtttttattttaatgtgaagtAAAAGTCACGGCGTCTAACCAGCTGCAGTCCGAACCTGTCAAAGCCCGATGCCTTTGTACAAGATACATAAAGCAATACCAGATGTTTGCAGGGTTCGCGTGagttcacattttcacatgcaCTAGATTTGTTATAATAACTGctctgtctcctcctcctcGGCGTATTTGTCCTCATACGAGCAGATGATAGCCAATTttcttggggggggggggacaaacAAACATCCATTTTAACTGGATTAGCTTTGTCTTGTTTCCAACCcacttttgtatttgtttcatgtttgtgATCTAAAACGCTAAAGAGATTTGATACCGTGCTCACATTAAGTCAGATAACAGTAAAATGTAAAGCAGagcatatttattcagttaaatgTCCCACTTGTATAAACATTTTGATCTGAATAAAGCTGATGGATGTGACGTCTGTGGGACTGTTTATTCGTTTGGAGACGAGATTCTAGAGGACGGAGGTCAGCATCTTGGGTTGTCAttgttatgcttttttttttaaaccaaaagcTAGATTTTTGGATCCTATGTCATAAACTTGAACAAATTTACAAAGTGACCCTAAAAACAACTGACAAAGCAATGAACTGGACAGCTAACCTTGTATTTTTGGGcaccagaaacaacaaatttgGTCTTTTATGAGGAAACTCTGGGTCGTCTAATCTATGATATTACCGACACGCATACTCAGTGACAGAAATAATAACAGCAGTTATCTAGtgacacagaaatataaatttgtGTGTCATCAGCATATGGTAAGAGACATTGACAGCGAGAATGTAGATATTGGATAAAGTGGGCCGAGAATGGAGCCTTGAGGAACTCCACATGTGATCTTTGTTCGCTGAGATTTAGCACCGCTAAATGACACAAAGCTGTCATGTCCTGTTAAGTATGTTCTGAACCAATCTATAATAGGCTGAATACAGAGTCAtcaactggaagaaaaaaattaagtcaatGCTGCCTTTGGGTCACTGCTTATTGTTTTGTGAACATGCTTTTAAAGGGGAGTTTAAAATTATGGTTGTCAATATTTTGCTATCACAGAGTTTTCATAGAGTAATGCATCTAATGTCCACATGTTCATTCTCACTGCCTGTTAGCTTGCTAAAAGGACTTTACGCAACCTGTCCAtctgttataaaaaaaacaaacaattcagCAGTTTGACAATATATCCAATGTAAAACACTGAGAGAGTCATGATGTGGAAACTAAAGGAGCCTCAGAGTTATGTTTTGTTCAGTAACAATCACAGGTGCTAAGCTATGAACTTTGTTTCTGTCAAACAGCAAATAACATAAttgttaaaacaacaaagaaaacccaAGTAACACTAGTATTACTACAATCAGTGGGTGCCTTCTCTAGGTACTGGCGTgaaagtcaaaataacaaaagataaatcatACAGAGTAAacttactcaaaatgtttgagtATTTTAGCAACAGTAGGAATAAATGCTGTTTatctgctttaaaaaagaaatttgaatatGCTCTACGTTTATTCTAAATGTTTGGATAAATGCTTTGAAACCGGCATGTTTTACTCAAGGTTGTATTATTCCAACAATCCCGTAGCAGCCCACGCCTAAGCCACAGACGGCTACATCTGTGTTTGTAGAGTATCGAACAGACGGGACGCCATATTCACTGTTTCAATCGAATACATGTTGCAGCTTGTTATGagtgtaaatattaaaagtagGGTTGGACTGCTCCAAGACTTCCAGGGAATATGCACAAATGCACACAAGTTTTTAAAGCGTCGTTAGCTCAACAACTCAAAAGTCTGTGGTGTGAATTAGTGTCAGGCCGGTGTATCCGTCGTACCTTGGCATAGTCTAAAGGCAGCTGATCCTCTGGACATTTGAAGACGCCCTCACTGCAAAAcgaaacagagaaaatgttggtTTATGAAAAACACGCAGATAATTATACAGTACGGGTATTAATGAACCACAAAGTGCTGTCAAAAAGTCAAAAGGATTTTCTGAGCATCACTGCAGAGCACAGAGTTTTAgtcttttcaaactctgaaaactCCTCTGACTCATCAGGCTGCATGATGTACAGGGAACACACTTTTCCATGCGCCATGAAGCAAACTGACTTTAATAAGCTCTTTTATCCACTCCCCCCCTGCAGACGATGTGCTCTGTAGAGCGGCTATagagctgctgcagaggaagctacaaactacattttgttcacttttatttttacttaaccAGATAAGTTCCTTGAGAACATAATCTCATTTCCAGCAATGAGCTGGCCAGGAAGCATCAAAGCATCatacaacagaaaacagaagaataagaagaaaaaaactaatggaaataaaacaaaaatatttgagaaaattaACTTCATTATCGACCTTTCACATATGTAATGTAATAATTATACATTATTAGTACAaagtatatgaaaaaaaaaagacgactGTGAGGTTGTTAAAACGGTGTCAATTTACAACTGGTAATTGTCCTGATAGTTCCAATGTGCAATTTGCTTCTCTTACTCATGGTGTTTTCATACTTGACAGTCTGGTAGACTTGGTTGGATTGGGgaacaaaattgcaacatttgttacattttcagctgctgcagttcgcTTTCAAACCACACTGCGTCAAACGaaccaaaacctttgaaaaacctgttcacctccaaACCTGTaggggcactgcaccaagaactactgaaggaaacgacacaaaaacctctgaagacgatGCTGAGCAAAACCTTCTTcgtaaaatgtaaacaaaaatggagaagcatcagattttagctgtataggatttatttttttgtcttgggcAAAAGACCAAAATCCACTTCTCCCTGTAGTGCTAGACTCTCATGTTtttgtggttgtatttacccagaatgccctgctctttAGTCCGAGTCTtacttttggagcagtctcctGTCTGCTTGGTATTACCGCACCACACACGTCAACTGAACCAAGACGCAGATTtctaggcagaccagagtttgcttttgttggtctccatcagagttcgattgtgCATTCATGCCTTCGTAGTCTACAGGTTCGTCGACAAACccaaaccagagtttgattaaagcagactaaacggggttggtgtgaatgcaccctaactCATTCTCGTCTTGGAAAGTTTGCTTCAAACTTCTCCACGACTtcctccctgacctgtctgctgttttcCTCTGTCTTTATCAAGCTcattgttcactaatgttctgtaacaaacctctgaggcctgaGATTAACTTATTCACTGATAGACTCCAATCTGCCAGCTTCTGAAGGCAATTAGTTGCTCTAGATGTTTACCTCTatgggtatcagagtaaaatggGACGAATATAAATGCGCAACACATCATTCAAGTTTTCATTTCCCCTATACTTTAGTTGTACcttgtttttcacataaaatcccaatagaaTACATTGAAGTtagtggttttaatgtgacaaaatgtgaaaaagttaaagcagtgtgaatattttcacaatgaATTGAATATAAGCTCAAATCTTGCAACAAAGGTACTAAAATTGCCTCCTCTAACCCAGACCATGCCTCGGTTACAGCTAAACTAATTTGGGAGCAGTGCTGTTCAGAGAGTGTTTGCCTTTTAGTGCTTTAATTCGGTCATCAGCGTCACCTGACCTTAGGTCCCCGAGGCACAGGAACACGGGACGGGAGTGTGTGTGCACTGCCCTCTCCGTCTACCCAGCTGTGAAACGCGCCTGCTGATGCTGACGGCGACGGGAGGGGGGATGGGAGCAGAGGTCAGGCCCGAGAGCGAGCGAGGGAGGGTTGATGGAAAGAGGGGTGGAGGAGGGAGGTTAATGCATGACGGCACAGCAGTAATTCTTCTCCATTAGGGTTACTGTGTCAGCAGTGAGCCAGAGACCAATTAACAAAACCACAACGGGCCGTGAGGGAGGGTCGATCGATTGGAAGCCTGCGAGAGTCCACTCAGCATCTCTTGTGTGAAACCATTTACTGAACTCATCGTCATCATCGCTGAAGAGTGCGCGACAGCCAGTCAGCCAGCCAGCTCCGAATGTCCCGCGACAGTAGACCCTGATAGGAGATGGGAAGTGACAGGGCCTCGGCTTCCGATGGGGGAGACGCAGAGGGACGGCCCCGCGCCGTCCAACTCTGAGACACGGAGAGGCAGAAAGGCGAAAAAGAGCCGAGTCACCGAGAGTCAGGATGATTTCCTGTCCTGACTGCAGAGACGATTACGTGTCTAGCACCACTAGCAAACAACTGCACGCAATTCACTCATGGGTTGAATTCACATCGACTCGGTGAAACCACAATGACATGTGGTAGAGCTATGGTTTCATTTGTATGTTAGAAATCAGCTAATGGCCACAATTTTTCCTGCTCAGTGGTTCGCCTAAGAACCAaagtctcggttcggttgaagtgaactctggcgcggttcaaatgcatatgtgaaagCAAAGCAGGCCGGAGCTGGAAGTCGACTGACGAACGGGGCGTTCTgtgtaaatacaaccaaaacaaaacatgcgaGTCTTGCGTGAGCAGGAGAAATAGCTTGTGGTTTTTTGCTTAAGACAAAacgagaaatcctacaaccgctaaaatctgatgccacttttttctgtttacatttcataaagagGAAGTTACGCTCAATCTCTTCCTGAGAGGTTTTAgagtcatttccttcagtgctTCTTGGTGGATAGGaagaggggaacaggttttgaAAAGTTTTGGCTTGTCTGACACGATACAGTGTGGaagagaactgcagcagctgaaaatgtaacaattgtTGGAATTGTGTTGGAGTTCAATTACCCCAATTGAACCGAGTCTACAGGACGAAAGCTTCTCTTCTAAAGCATTTCCAGAGGCCAACCATTACTGACACTGGAGTCGACATTGAGTCGGATCACTGTGTCCCTGTGAGCGTTTCATGCAGTAAATACCATGAGGAATGCAGTGCTGCACTATTCATCTTGTTTTATCTCAGTATCCCTGCAAACAAATATCTTACAGCTTTTAAAATCTCCCAATCAGCTGATCTCTGACGTGATCGCTACCAGCAGTGctacaaa harbors:
- the traf4a gene encoding TNF receptor-associated factor 4a — its product is MPGFDYKFLEKPKRRFQCPLCSKAMREPVQVSTCGHRFCDTCLQEFLSEGVFKCPEDQLPLDYAKIYPDPELEQQILALPIRCIHSEEGCRWTGQMKQLQGHFSTCAFNVIPCPNRCSVKLTRRDLPDHLQHDCPKRKVKCEFCGSEFTGEAYENHQGVCPQESVYCENKCGARMMRRLLSQHSMAECPKRTQPCKYCGKEFVFDTIQNHQYHCPRFPVQCPNQCGTPNIAREDLANHVKDNCGNALVLCPFKDAGCKHRCPKLAISRHLEETTKSHLTLMCNLVGRQRQEILELRREMEELSVSQDGVLIWKLSDYSRKLQEAKLRSNHEFFSPPFYTHRYGYKLQVSAFLNGNGSGEGSHLSVYIRVLPGEYDNLLEWPFSYKVTFSILDQSDPSLSKPQHITETFNPDPNWKNFQKPCSSRNSLDESTLGFGYPKFISHEEIKKRNYIRDNCIFIKASIDIPQKIMG